One window of Methanogenium organophilum genomic DNA carries:
- a CDS encoding polysaccharide deacetylase family protein, with protein MNREYLERIQNQAELWDNFTRKEEYNPEFRDQHDRFSYYLSKTRDIFKPDVSQFLMDSGYKPEYPDGKKFAVCLTHDIDIVFRSIPERRYLVAKNLCRLDKNGLSVSIKGALNKRYPLCNFEEIMDLEEKYNAKSSFYFLALQPGDLDYSYDVMDLKDDLRIIRSRGCEVGLHGGHEAYNSYDRISDEKKRLENVLGTTIVGYRNHYLRFRTPDTWEHIANAGFLYDTTLGYADCIGFRNGMCHPFMPYNLNSGSIIDILEIPLVVMDGTIFSDYMRLSSDVALDCVKRLIDRVEECRGVFTLLWHNSMFLDGTTEKKMYIKILEYCYEKNAWITSGEEIEHNFRYMRNR; from the coding sequence ATGAACAGGGAATATCTTGAAAGAATTCAAAATCAGGCGGAATTATGGGATAATTTTACCCGAAAGGAAGAATACAATCCCGAATTCCGAGATCAGCACGATCGTTTTTCATATTATCTCAGCAAAACAAGAGACATTTTTAAACCGGATGTATCCCAATTTCTGATGGATTCTGGCTATAAACCAGAATACCCGGATGGTAAAAAATTTGCTGTTTGCCTTACACATGATATCGACATTGTTTTCCGCAGTATTCCCGAAAGAAGATATCTTGTAGCAAAAAATCTCTGTAGACTGGACAAAAATGGACTTTCAGTATCCATCAAAGGTGCACTCAATAAACGATACCCATTATGTAATTTTGAAGAAATAATGGATTTGGAAGAAAAATATAATGCCAAATCAAGTTTTTATTTCCTTGCTTTACAACCAGGAGATCTGGATTATTCATACGATGTTATGGATCTGAAAGATGATCTGAGAATAATCAGATCTCGTGGGTGTGAGGTGGGACTTCATGGGGGGCATGAAGCTTATAATTCCTATGATCGTATCAGTGATGAAAAAAAGAGACTGGAGAATGTCCTTGGAACAACGATTGTTGGTTACCGGAATCATTATCTCCGCTTCCGCACCCCGGATACATGGGAACATATAGCCAATGCAGGATTTCTCTATGATACAACATTGGGGTATGCAGATTGTATCGGTTTTAGGAACGGAATGTGCCACCCCTTTATGCCATATAACCTTAATTCTGGTTCTATAATAGATATTCTTGAGATTCCACTTGTGGTGATGGATGGTACGATATTTTCTGATTATATGAGACTTAGCTCTGATGTAGCTCTGGATTGTGTTAAACGTCTCATTGATAGAGTTGAAGAATGCAGGGGAGTTTTCACGCTTTTGTGGCATAATTCTATGTTCCTGGATGGAACAACTGAGAAAAAGATGTATATTAAGATTCTTGAATACTGCTATGAGAAAAATGCATGGATTACAAGTGGAGAGGAAATTGAACACAATTTCAGGTATATGAGAAATCGGTGA
- a CDS encoding acyltransferase — MSKGVKNYLINYIKRVNLRRNGVLIHKNCTFSSVNFNGKAIVEPYCRLLGDPIITIGDNFYMNAGCHFLGEITIGNDVQIGPKTIIWARDHGLKRDLLIREQPHYKKPVFIGDDVWIGANVTILKGVTIGTGAVVGAGSIVVKDIPDYGIAVGNPAKVVKYRV; from the coding sequence ATGTCTAAGGGCGTTAAAAATTATTTGATCAATTATATTAAAAGAGTTAATTTAAGACGTAATGGCGTTTTAATACATAAGAATTGTACTTTTTCTTCTGTTAATTTTAACGGAAAAGCAATAGTCGAACCATATTGTAGACTTTTGGGAGATCCGATTATCACAATTGGTGATAATTTTTATATGAATGCCGGATGCCATTTTCTTGGAGAGATTACAATAGGCAATGATGTTCAGATTGGCCCAAAAACAATTATCTGGGCCAGGGATCATGGCTTAAAACGAGATCTTCTTATCCGGGAACAACCACATTACAAAAAACCTGTTTTTATTGGTGATGATGTGTGGATCGGAGCTAATGTCACAATTCTTAAGGGGGTTACTATTGGAACAGGTGCAGTTGTCGGTGCCGGGAGCATCGTGGTAAAGGATATCCCGGATTATGGAATTGCTGTCGGGAATCCTGCAAAGGTGGTAAAATACAGGGTGTAG
- a CDS encoding UDP-glucose dehydrogenase family protein: protein MKISVIGCGYVGAITGACLADLGNEITLVDVDQTKIDAINTSCSPIFEPGLDELLQKNHQRIIATKDLKTAVLNSNISFICVGTPSKDDGSIDLGYIESVSKEIGCALRNKDSFHTVVVKSTVFPGTSDNIVAQNIERESGKKLHTDFGIVSNPEFLREGVAVDDFFNADRIILGTSDTKSRQNIEELYSSFDCPKYFTDTKTAEMIKYVSNAFLATKISFANEIGNLCKKISIDSRDVFDGVGLDKRINPAFFNSGIGFGGSCFPKDVMALIKGAEDQFGEHAHILKSVIAVNNEQPLRLITLLEKHVPNLKGAKIGILGLAFKPETDDIRESRAIPIVKQLLDKGAEITAYDAQAANNFRELFPSVTYCERCRDVLNSDAVLILTEWQEFENMDYSGRIVIDGRRIQKAIETAGQYEGVCW, encoded by the coding sequence ATGAAGATAAGTGTAATCGGATGTGGATATGTTGGCGCAATAACAGGAGCATGTCTTGCTGACCTTGGAAATGAAATAACCCTTGTCGACGTAGATCAGACAAAAATTGATGCAATAAATACATCCTGTTCTCCAATATTTGAACCTGGTCTGGATGAACTATTACAAAAAAACCACCAGAGAATTATTGCTACAAAAGATCTCAAAACAGCGGTTCTCAATAGCAATATAAGCTTTATATGTGTGGGCACACCATCAAAGGATGACGGGTCTATTGATCTAGGGTATATCGAATCAGTCAGCAAAGAGATTGGATGTGCACTCAGGAATAAAGATTCATTTCATACTGTTGTTGTAAAAAGCACCGTATTTCCGGGGACTTCTGATAATATTGTTGCTCAAAATATTGAACGCGAATCCGGTAAAAAACTGCATACTGATTTTGGAATCGTATCCAATCCTGAATTTTTACGGGAGGGTGTTGCTGTTGATGACTTCTTCAACGCAGATCGCATAATCTTAGGAACCAGTGATACGAAATCCAGACAAAATATTGAAGAATTATACTCTTCTTTTGATTGCCCGAAATATTTCACTGATACAAAAACCGCTGAAATGATAAAATATGTAAGCAATGCATTTCTTGCAACAAAAATTAGCTTTGCAAATGAAATTGGTAACCTCTGTAAAAAAATTAGTATTGATTCACGGGATGTCTTTGATGGAGTAGGTCTCGATAAAAGAATTAATCCGGCATTTTTCAATTCTGGAATTGGGTTTGGAGGATCTTGTTTCCCAAAAGATGTCATGGCTCTTATCAAAGGAGCTGAAGATCAATTTGGCGAACATGCACATATATTAAAATCGGTTATAGCAGTGAATAACGAACAGCCACTACGGCTGATAACTCTGCTTGAAAAACATGTTCCTAATCTCAAAGGAGCCAAAATCGGGATTCTTGGTCTGGCATTCAAACCTGAGACCGACGATATCCGTGAAAGCCGGGCAATTCCAATTGTGAAACAGCTTCTGGATAAAGGTGCGGAAATCACCGCATATGATGCCCAGGCAGCGAATAATTTCAGGGAATTATTTCCTTCGGTTACTTACTGTGAAAGGTGTAGAGATGTCCTGAATTCAGATGCTGTTCTTATTCTTACTGAATGGCAGGAATTTGAAAATATGGATTACTCAGGTAGAATTGTTATTGACGGACGAAGGATACAGAAAGCCATAGAGACTGCCGGGCAGTATGAAGGGGTGTGCTGGTAA
- a CDS encoding glycosyltransferase family 4 protein, whose product MKLLVCTSEYFPQGAGIANVVYNVVEQLKEMGVECTVCSPTGPDIKLGSLTLIQKTGIIGLISYWNQVSHHFKNNDYDAVWLQNPFIISGNPFANCLVTMHSTYYGSSTRGVGNLPFHLYKSFVAHIERFCLTRMHPDTYFTGVAQTVCEEMEKIGISRDQITYIPNGANTSQFFPSTEKEMLRKMLGIPEGEIVLLSVGRLTAAKQPFTLIKVFSNLESTLKNVTLYIAGTGELFEETKNLAQKMGVKKVIFLGYVDHDCDLSDYYACSDYYIMTSNYEGLPLTLLEAMASGLPCIVSDIPNLRIVKDANCGIAVEFRSVDKSTNKIIDYLNCEHKDHSINARKCIENNFDWKIIAEEYQKIFYKTNPENDADNHN is encoded by the coding sequence ATGAAGTTATTGGTCTGCACATCAGAATATTTTCCTCAGGGCGCCGGTATCGCCAATGTTGTTTACAATGTCGTTGAGCAACTCAAAGAAATGGGTGTTGAGTGTACAGTATGTTCGCCAACAGGGCCAGACATCAAACTTGGAAGCCTTACTTTAATACAAAAGACCGGTATAATCGGGCTGATAAGCTACTGGAACCAGGTTTCGCACCATTTTAAGAATAATGACTATGATGCTGTATGGCTCCAAAATCCATTTATTATCTCAGGAAATCCTTTTGCAAACTGCCTTGTAACGATGCATTCAACATATTATGGATCGAGTACCCGCGGAGTTGGGAATCTTCCGTTTCATCTGTATAAGTCATTTGTTGCCCATATCGAACGATTCTGTCTCACTCGCATGCATCCGGATACGTACTTTACCGGAGTTGCTCAAACAGTCTGTGAGGAAATGGAGAAAATTGGGATTTCCAGAGATCAGATCACCTATATCCCAAATGGGGCAAACACCTCACAATTTTTTCCCTCAACAGAAAAAGAAATGCTACGGAAAATGCTTGGAATACCCGAAGGTGAGATTGTCCTTCTAAGCGTAGGTCGTTTAACCGCAGCCAAACAACCTTTTACCCTTATCAAGGTCTTTTCAAACCTTGAGAGTACGCTGAAAAATGTAACTCTCTATATCGCAGGTACAGGCGAACTCTTTGAGGAAACAAAAAACCTTGCACAGAAAATGGGGGTGAAAAAAGTTATTTTCCTTGGGTATGTGGATCACGATTGTGATCTTTCAGACTACTATGCCTGCTCTGATTACTACATTATGACTTCAAATTACGAAGGGCTACCTCTTACACTGTTGGAGGCTATGGCATCCGGATTGCCGTGCATTGTATCTGATATCCCAAACTTAAGGATTGTAAAGGATGCAAATTGTGGGATTGCTGTTGAATTTAGAAGCGTAGATAAATCAACCAATAAAATTATTGATTATCTTAATTGTGAACACAAGGATCATTCAATTAATGCCAGAAAATGTATAGAAAATAATTTTGACTGGAAAATCATTGCAGAAGAATATCAGAAGATATTTTATAAAACAAACCCCGAAAATGATGCCGATAACCATAATTGA
- a CDS encoding glycosyltransferase family 4 protein, with amino-acid sequence MYSDELPGDFDLKILRVISDLYPDVVGGLGLHAHEMSKLQAKSGHQVTIFTSRINGNPINENVDGYQIFRFKNTFKLLGNSVSISLVRQLLKERNNYDIIHAHSQHFFSTNVCALIRKFGSPPLVITNHGLVSQTAPSWIQKIHTSTIGKWTFKAADGIICYTESEKGKLVELGIAPDKIFVIHNGIDTNKFIPAEKTETTGQILWIGRFTPGKGVDYLIEGFNLLLNKHPEVRLIMIGRGPKKKESLQKIQELGLSDKVIIKDFVENSELTKVYQNSDVFVLPSLSEGIPRTILESMSSGIPVVCTDLPQLVDIVNGCGLLIPPMDSQAVSDAISKILSDVSLAHELGQNGRKNLMSNFSWEDTVEQTLFFYGNLIK; translated from the coding sequence ATGTATTCAGATGAATTACCAGGAGATTTTGATTTGAAAATTCTTCGTGTTATAAGTGATCTTTATCCTGATGTTGTAGGGGGCCTTGGACTACATGCGCACGAAATGTCCAAATTACAAGCAAAGTCAGGTCATCAGGTAACAATTTTCACATCACGGATAAATGGAAACCCAATAAATGAGAATGTCGATGGGTATCAAATATTCAGATTTAAAAATACCTTCAAATTGTTAGGAAATTCAGTGAGTATATCACTGGTAAGACAGTTGCTTAAAGAGAGAAATAATTATGATATTATCCATGCACACTCTCAACATTTTTTCTCAACAAATGTATGTGCACTCATCAGAAAATTTGGAAGCCCACCACTTGTCATAACGAATCATGGCTTGGTTTCACAGACGGCACCCTCGTGGATACAAAAAATTCATACTTCTACAATTGGAAAATGGACATTTAAAGCAGCAGATGGAATTATCTGTTATACCGAAAGTGAAAAAGGCAAACTTGTTGAATTGGGAATAGCGCCTGACAAAATATTTGTTATCCATAATGGAATCGATACAAACAAATTTATTCCTGCTGAGAAAACCGAAACTACCGGACAAATATTATGGATAGGAAGATTCACCCCCGGCAAAGGAGTGGATTACTTAATTGAAGGATTTAATCTTTTATTAAACAAACATCCTGAAGTCAGACTTATCATGATCGGGAGAGGTCCGAAAAAGAAAGAATCTCTCCAAAAAATTCAGGAACTTGGTTTATCAGACAAAGTGATTATTAAAGACTTTGTTGAAAATTCAGAACTTACTAAAGTATATCAGAATTCAGATGTTTTTGTATTACCTAGCTTATCTGAGGGCATTCCAAGAACAATTCTTGAATCAATGTCATCTGGTATTCCCGTCGTATGTACTGACCTGCCACAACTGGTAGATATCGTCAATGGGTGTGGTCTTTTAATCCCCCCCATGGATTCACAGGCAGTTTCAGACGCGATATCGAAAATCCTTTCAGATGTATCCCTTGCTCATGAACTGGGTCAAAATGGAAGAAAAAATCTAATGTCGAATTTTTCGTGGGAAGATACGGTTGAACAAACATTGTTTTTTTACGGGAATTTGATAAAATGA
- the wecB gene encoding non-hydrolyzing UDP-N-acetylglucosamine 2-epimerase, producing MKIVTIVGARPQFIKCAPVSQAIRKEHEEIIVHTGQHYDANMSDIFFTELAIPAPDYNLGIGSGPQGGQTGKMLAEIENVLQKEQPDMVLVYGDTNSTLAGSLAAVKLHIPVAHVEAGLRSYDRSMPEEINRIITDHVSNLLFCPTQTAVENLAAEGITKGVYLTGDVMVDALINNVEIAEQSSKILDDLGIYEGEYYVATVHRASNTDSEENLRNIMEAFGVISESNGMGDVCKTGNSFNSAIIFPAHPRTVKCLKEYGIYSDLPGNIRLTEPFSYLDMLHLMKHAKMILTDSGGVQKEAYILKVPCVTLRENTEWMETLENGWNVLVGADSKKIVDSVRDVPSERIKSFDRFGKGDAAEKICSVISSIND from the coding sequence ATGAAGATTGTCACCATAGTTGGGGCCCGTCCCCAGTTTATTAAGTGTGCTCCTGTCTCACAGGCAATTAGAAAAGAGCATGAAGAAATAATCGTCCATACCGGGCAGCATTATGATGCCAATATGTCGGATATCTTTTTTACCGAACTTGCAATACCGGCACCGGATTATAATCTGGGTATTGGGTCCGGCCCCCAGGGTGGGCAGACCGGGAAGATGCTTGCTGAGATTGAAAACGTTCTTCAAAAAGAGCAGCCGGATATGGTACTTGTCTATGGTGATACCAATTCCACACTCGCGGGGTCCCTTGCGGCTGTGAAACTGCATATTCCCGTTGCCCACGTGGAAGCAGGTCTGCGGAGTTATGACAGGTCGATGCCAGAGGAAATTAACCGAATTATAACCGATCATGTTTCAAATCTGCTCTTCTGCCCGACACAAACAGCGGTTGAGAATCTTGCTGCGGAAGGAATAACAAAGGGAGTTTATCTCACAGGGGATGTGATGGTTGACGCTCTTATCAATAATGTCGAAATTGCAGAACAGTCCTCAAAAATTCTTGATGACCTGGGTATTTATGAGGGTGAATATTATGTTGCAACCGTCCACCGGGCCTCAAACACTGATTCTGAAGAGAACCTGAGAAATATTATGGAGGCATTTGGGGTAATCAGTGAATCAAATGGTATGGGTGATGTCTGCAAAACGGGTAATTCCTTCAATTCGGCAATCATATTTCCTGCCCACCCACGGACAGTAAAATGCCTGAAAGAATATGGAATATATAGTGACCTCCCTGGGAATATTCGTTTGACTGAACCCTTTTCGTATCTAGACATGCTCCATCTGATGAAACATGCGAAGATGATTCTCACTGACTCTGGAGGGGTACAGAAAGAGGCGTATATCCTTAAAGTGCCCTGTGTCACACTACGGGAAAATACTGAGTGGATGGAGACACTGGAAAACGGGTGGAATGTGCTAGTCGGGGCGGATTCTAAAAAAATTGTTGATTCGGTCCGTGATGTTCCATCTGAACGAATAAAATCATTTGATAGATTTGGCAAAGGGGATGCTGCAGAAAAGATCTGTTCAGTAATCTCCTCAATTAATGATTAA
- a CDS encoding SDR family oxidoreductase: protein MAKIVITGGAGFIGSHIAESLVTDNEVVVIDNLDGYYSPSLKQRNLDSISAKGDYTFINGDITDLKFVRSVISSDVDYVYHEAAQAGVRISVEDPFKPNDVNVVGTLNVLQSSLDAGVNRVINASSSSVYGKVEYLPFDEKHPTQPVSPYGVSKLAAEHYCRVFNEVYDLSTVSLRYFTVYGPRMRPDLAISIFTDRMLKNEPITIFGNGEQTRDFTYIDDIVKANLNLLKKSNADGCAMNIGGGNRITVNELLTYLRKITGSMSEVIYSDQQKGDAEHTLADTGFAREHIGYVPEIDIENGLKKFVEWYTKSLQHLS, encoded by the coding sequence ATGGCAAAAATTGTAATAACCGGAGGAGCAGGATTTATTGGATCTCATATTGCAGAAAGTCTGGTAACTGATAATGAAGTTGTTGTCATCGATAATCTTGATGGTTATTATTCTCCTTCATTAAAACAGAGAAATCTGGACAGTATTTCTGCGAAAGGTGATTATACATTCATTAATGGTGACATAACAGATCTCAAATTTGTAAGGAGCGTTATCAGTAGTGATGTTGACTATGTCTACCATGAAGCAGCACAGGCAGGAGTCCGAATTTCAGTAGAAGATCCGTTCAAACCAAATGATGTTAATGTAGTAGGCACTCTGAATGTCCTTCAGTCATCCCTTGATGCTGGTGTAAATCGTGTTATCAATGCATCATCTTCTTCAGTTTACGGCAAAGTCGAATATCTTCCATTCGACGAAAAGCATCCAACTCAGCCAGTCTCTCCTTATGGCGTGTCAAAGCTTGCAGCCGAGCACTACTGCAGAGTCTTTAATGAAGTATATGACCTCTCGACCGTGTCCCTTCGGTACTTCACTGTCTATGGTCCGAGGATGCGCCCAGACCTTGCAATCTCGATATTCACCGACAGGATGCTGAAAAATGAACCGATTACTATCTTTGGCAATGGAGAACAGACACGGGACTTCACCTACATCGATGATATTGTAAAGGCAAATCTGAACCTGCTAAAGAAGAGTAACGCCGATGGTTGTGCAATGAATATCGGCGGAGGAAACCGAATTACCGTAAATGAACTGTTGACCTATTTACGGAAGATTACAGGAAGTATGTCTGAGGTGATTTATTCAGATCAGCAAAAGGGTGATGCAGAGCATACCCTTGCGGATACGGGATTCGCAAGGGAACATATTGGATACGTGCCAGAGATAGACATAGAAAATGGTCTGAAGAAATTTGTAGAGTGGTATACAAAATCTCTACAGCACCTGTCCTAA
- a CDS encoding UTP--glucose-1-phosphate uridylyltransferase gives MPVKKAVIPAAGFGIRFLPVTKAQPKEMLPVVNKPVIQYVIEETYQSDIHQILLITGRHKRAIEDHLDKANINGHSDLLEEFEELLEKMQIFYIRQKKQSGLGDAVSYAESFIDGDPFALLLGDNITLPNCTKELVDIYEQYNAPVIAIEEIPDDKIKNHGVIKGKKVSSNIFKIEEMVEKPDEPISNLAIIGRYILTPDIFDYLSKTDRGLNGELQLTDALRDMVLDGKEMYAAIHTGRRYDLGNSFDWLKANIELALEDNEIGVSLRNCLNAKLGN, from the coding sequence ATGCCGGTAAAAAAGGCAGTCATCCCTGCAGCAGGATTTGGAATACGTTTTTTACCGGTTACTAAAGCACAGCCAAAAGAGATGCTCCCCGTAGTTAATAAGCCTGTTATTCAGTATGTTATTGAAGAGACATACCAATCGGATATCCATCAGATTTTGTTAATAACCGGTAGACATAAGAGAGCGATCGAAGATCATCTGGATAAAGCCAATATTAACGGTCATTCTGATTTGCTTGAAGAATTCGAAGAATTACTGGAAAAAATGCAAATATTCTACATCAGGCAGAAAAAACAGTCCGGTCTGGGAGATGCGGTGTCGTATGCTGAATCCTTTATAGATGGGGATCCCTTTGCATTACTATTGGGGGATAATATTACTCTCCCTAACTGTACGAAGGAACTCGTTGACATTTATGAACAGTACAATGCACCTGTTATTGCAATTGAAGAAATACCTGATGATAAAATAAAAAATCATGGGGTTATTAAAGGAAAGAAGGTTTCTTCAAATATATTTAAAATTGAAGAAATGGTCGAAAAACCCGATGAACCAATTTCAAATCTGGCAATTATTGGGCGTTATATTCTAACTCCGGATATTTTTGATTATCTGTCAAAAACAGATAGAGGATTAAATGGAGAACTCCAGTTAACAGATGCACTGAGGGACATGGTTCTTGATGGAAAAGAGATGTATGCCGCGATTCATACAGGAAGGCGCTATGATCTGGGGAACAGTTTCGACTGGCTAAAAGCTAATATTGAACTCGCACTCGAAGATAACGAGATTGGTGTATCACTGAGAAATTGCCTTAATGCAAAATTAGGGAACTGA